The sequence below is a genomic window from Candidatus Margulisiibacteriota bacterium.
CTCTTTTGACCGATGAATTGTCAAAGGGCCTTATAGAAGCGGGGCTTTCAAGGATCAAGTTTTCCGTTGACGGCGTTACTCCGGCGGTTTATAACTCGATCCGCAGAGGGACCAGCTATGACGTGACCATCCCGAAGATCCTTCGTTTTATAGAGATCAGAAACTCACTGGGTAAAAAGTTGCCGAGCGTCCAGGTGCAAATGGTCTACATGTCGTCAAACAGCCAGGAAGCGGCCGATTACATAAAGTTCTGGGAAGATAAAGCCAACAGGATCGGGTTTTCGCGTTATCGGAGCAACTACAATAATATCGGTGAATCAGCGAATGTCGCTCCTTTAAGCGGGAAACGGATCCCTTGTCCGCAGTTATGGCAGCGGCTGGTGATCTTGTGGGATGGCGTCGTTTTGATGTGTTGCGGCGATCACCAGATGAGAAATCCGGTTGGCGATGTCCGGACGCAAACTATCGCTCAGATCTGGAAAGGGGAGCAGATGGAGCGGATGAGAGCCTTGCACCGGCAATGTAAGTTTGACCAGATTGCCGCCTGTAAAGACTGCCAGGTCAATTATTTATAATATGAAAAAAAATGCTTTTCCTTTACTTATCGCGGAGATCGCCAATTGCCATGCCGGAGACGAGGTTTATCTTTTTGAGCTGGTTGACGGGGTCTGCCAGACAGCGGCGGATGCCGTTA
It includes:
- a CDS encoding SPASM domain-containing protein, with the protein product LLTDELSKGLIEAGLSRIKFSVDGVTPAVYNSIRRGTSYDVTIPKILRFIEIRNSLGKKLPSVQVQMVYMSSNSQEAADYIKFWEDKANRIGFSRYRSNYNNIGESANVAPLSGKRIPCPQLWQRLVILWDGVVLMCCGDHQMRNPVGDVRTQTIAQIWKGEQMERMRALHRQCKFDQIAACKDCQVNYL